One region of Lampris incognitus isolate fLamInc1 chromosome 4, fLamInc1.hap2, whole genome shotgun sequence genomic DNA includes:
- the LOC130111706 gene encoding beta-1,3-galactosyltransferase 1-like, producing the protein MHTGYRTLKMVEDGFGDGVTSQGLADGRKLPGQWNCLGSGCHRYSCFILLVATTLVIYNTNLLDKAANWSPEWWSQYNATGWWAPLKNPIPKPVSVRTGDVDGSTSDAAVGFRDQTNTSVLTQAEVVSPTQTVEVETTSTKEAPPIVQRTTESKTTKAVPSTPVPYVSPGPYVVEYPSEYHFVINQPQKCQQQNPFLVLMVPVAPQNRADRDVIRSTWGSERVVLGKAVGLFFLLGQPTVDGADQIQQQVRQESEEKRDLLQADFLDCYKNLTIKTMVMLEWLDAHCSAASYAMKIDSDMFLNLQNLVKMLLNAPKENYMTGLVAQGASVLRQPTSKWFLPADLFPESQYPPYALGLGYILSLDLTTKLVEASRHVKALYIEDVYLGLCMRYLHILPTNPKDWNWFHVFPLAYSRCAYSKIIATTTASETDRVSIWKDFKRPKPFCG; encoded by the exons ATGCATACCGGGTACCGCACTCTCAAAATGGTAGAGGATGGCTTTGGCGACGGCGTGACAAG CCAGGGACTTGCAGACGGCAGAAAGTTGCCGGGACAGTGGAACTGCCTGGGCTCTGGATGCCATCGCTACTCCTGCTTCATTCTCCTTGTGGCAACGACTCTGGTTATCTACAACACGAACTTACTGGACAAGGCCGCAAACTGGAGCCCAGAATGGTGGAGCCAGTACAACGCAACAGGATGGTGGGCGCCGCTTAAAAATCCGATACCCAAGCCTGTCTCAGTAAGGACCGGTGATGTGGATGGAAGCACTTCGGACGCTGCGGTGGGGTTTAGAGATCAAACCAACACCTCTGTTTTGACCCAAGCAGAGGTGGTCTCACCCACACAGACGGTAGAGGTGGAAACAACATCCACTAAAGAGGCTCCACCCATCGTTCAACGGACAACCGAAAGCAAAACTACCAAAGCTGTGCCCTCGACTCCAGTTCCTTATGTCTCACCAGGACCATACGTGGTGGAATACCCGTCTGAATACCACTTTGTCATCAACCAGCCGCAGAAATGCCAGCAACAGAACCCGTTCCTGGTGCTGATGGTTCCGGTGGCACCCCAAAATAGGGCGGATCGAGATGTTATCCGCTCCACCTGGGGCAGCGAGCGTGTGGTGCTGGGCAAAGCGGTGGGTTTGTTCTTCTTGCTGGGCCAGCCCACGGTGGACGGGGCGGACCAAATCCAACAGCAGGTGCGACAGGAGAGCGAGGAGAAACGGGACCTGCTGCAGGCCGACTTCCTGGACTGCTACAAGAACCTCACCATCAAGACCATGGTGATGTTGGAGTGGCTGGACGCCCACTGCTCAGCGGCCTCCTACGCCATGAAGATCGATTCCGACATGTTCCTTAATCTGCAGAACCTGGTTAAAATGCTGCTAAACGCTCCAAAGGAAAACTACATGACAGGGCTGGTCGCACAAGGAGCGTCTGTGCTGAGACAACCAACATCTAAATGGTTCCTACCGGCGGACCTGTTCCCCGAGTCCCAATACCCACCTTATGCTTTGGGCCTGGGCTACATCCTATCTTTAGACCTCACTACAAAGCTGGTGGAGGCATCCAGACACGTTAAAGCTCTCTACATTGAAGATGTGTATCTGGGCCTGTGTATGAGGTACCTTCATATTTTGCCCACCAACCCAAAAGACTGGAACTGGTTTCATGTCTTTCCTCTGGCTTACAGTCGCTGTGCTTACTCTAAAATAATAGCCACCACAACGGCCAGCGAGACAGATCGAGTGAGTATTTGGAAAGACTTCAAAAGACCGAAGCCCTTCTGTGGATAG